In Mytilus edulis chromosome 4, xbMytEdul2.2, whole genome shotgun sequence, the following proteins share a genomic window:
- the LOC139521858 gene encoding G2/mitotic-specific cyclin-B-like: protein MALTTRAQSANIMSQTHKMPLNRENPDTALLAKTMAGRPTSQTGQRSALGDIGNKVKAISIDPNRKPAAIKKEIIQPADKLKVLNKNKGTTSLKSLVETVSNNDVQLEQISQFSKPVSSARPPSISVPECMDISANKEEAFSKALSRVEDIDVNDKDNPQLVSEYVNEIYDYMRELEDKYPVKTGFLEGQEITGKMRSILIDWLCQVHHRFHLLQETLYLTVAIIDRFLQEHPVSRNKLQLVGVTSMLIASKYEEMYAPEVADFVYITDNAYTKKEIRDMEAIILRALDFSVGKPLCLHFLRRNSKAGQVDANKHTLAKYLMELTIIEYDMVQVYPSEIASSALCLANRLLDGSKWNDTLAHYSSYEETELVHTMQKLASLVVKAENSKLTAVKTKYSSSKFMKISTIPELKSQQIKDLAAAAALQNVS from the exons ATGGCTTTGACTACAAGAGCACAATCG GCAAACATCATGAGTCAAACTCACAAGATGCCACTTAACAGAGAGAATCCAGATACTGCATTATTAGCCAAAACAATGGCAGGGAGACCTACCTCACAGACGGGCCAAAGATCAGCTCTTGGCGACATTGGAAACAAGGTCAAAGCAATATCAATTGACCCCAACAGAAAACCTGCCGCaatcaaaaaagaaataatccagCCTGCTGACAAATTAAAGGTGCTAAACAAAAACAAAGGAACTACGTCACTCAAATCTCTAGTCGAAACAGTTTCT AACAATGATGTACAGTTAGAACAGATCAGTCAATTTTCGAAACCCGTTTCCAGTGCCAGACCTCCTTCTATATCAGTTCCAGAATGTATGGACATCAGTGCCAATAAGGAAGAAGCTTTCTCAAAAGCCCTCTCGAGAGTGGAAGACATTGATGTCAATGACAAAGACAACCCACAACTTGTCAGTGAATATGTCAATGAGATCTATGACTATATGAGAGAATTGGAG gacaaatatccaGTGAAAACTGGGTTTTTAGAAGGACAAGAAATTACTGGCAAAATGAGATCCATATTAATAGACTGGTTATGTCAAGTACACCACAGATTTCACTTACTGCAGGAAACACTCTACCTTACAGTAGCCATTATAGACAGATTTTTACAG gaaCATCCGGTATCTAGAAATAAATTACAATTAGTTGGTGTAACATCAATGTTAATAGCATCCAAATATGAAGAAATGTATGCACCTGAAGTTGCTGACTTTGTATATATAACAGACAATGCTTATACTAAGAAAGAGATTCGTGACATGGAAGCAATTATATTACGTGCTTTAGACTTTAGTGTGGGAAAACCTCTTTGTTTACATTTCTTGAGGAGGAATTCTAAAGCTGGACAG GTTGATGCAAACAAACATACCCTTGCCAAATATCTAATGGAATTGACCATTATTGAGTATGACATGGTGCAGGTGTATCCGTCCGAAATAGCATCATCAGCCTTGTGTTTAGCTAACAGATTACTTGATGGAAGTAAATGG AATGACACATTAGCTCATTATAGTAGTTATGAAGAAACAGAATTAGTCCACACAATGCAAAAATTAGCCAGTCTAGTCGTAAAAGCAGAAAACAGTAAACTCACA gctgtaaaaacaaaatattccagTTCCAAATTCATGAAAATTAGCACCATTCCAGAATTAAAATCTCAACAGATCAAAGATCTTGCAGCAGCAGCAGCTTTACAGAATGTTTCGTGA
- the LOC139521856 gene encoding galactose-1-phosphate uridylyltransferase-like isoform X2: MKRPWQGQVEKPQESEVPRFDSKNPLCPGVTRPNGKVTPEYDSTYVFTNDFPALLEEGPEPAPSDDPLFQAAAGFGTCKVICFHPHSDVTLPIMSKEEVRAVIDKWAEINVDLGKKYTWVQIFENKGSINGCSNPHPHCQVWASSFLPNEPMVKNRTQKQYYTQHGAPMLVDYVKKELQKQERIILQNDHWVWLVPYWAVWPYETMLLPRRHVLRIEDLTNEERDALADITKQLLTKYDNMFEVSFPYSMGWHGAPTGPQLKEDNKHWQLHAMYYPPLLRSATVKKFMVGYEMLAQPQRDLTAEQAAEKLRNLPDIHYKLR; the protein is encoded by the exons ATGAAGCGACCATGGCAAGGCCAAGTAGAAAAACCACAGGAATCTGAAGTCCCCAGATTTGATTCAAAGAATCCTCTTTGTCCAGGAGTTACCAGACCAAATGGAAAA GTTACCCCAGAATATGACAGCACATATGTATTTACAAATGACTTTCCAGCATTACTTGAGGAAGGACCTGAACCAG CTCCAAGTGATGATCCTTTATTCCAAGCAGCAGCTGGATTTGGAACATGTAAAGTCATATGTTTTCATCCTCACTCTGATGTCACCCTGCCAATCATGTCCAAAGAGGAGGTACGAGCTGTGATTGACAAGTGGGCAGAGATCAATGTAGATCTGGGGAAGAAATACACATGGGTGCAG atttttgaaaataaaggAAGTATTAATGGATGTTCTAATCCACACCCTCACTGTCAG gtTTGGGCCAGTTCCTTCTTGCCTAATGAACCAATGGTAAAAAATAGAACCCAGAAACAGTATTATACACAACATGGAGCTCCAATGTTAGTGGATTATGTTAAAAAAGAACTTCAAAAACAG GAGAGAATAATTTTACAGAATGATCATTGGGTGTGGCTAGTACCATACTGGGCTGTGTGGCCTTATGAAACCATGTTATTACCACGACGACATGTACTTAGGATAGAAGATCTAACCAATGAAGAAAGAGATG CTTTAGCTGATATTACCAAACAGTTGTTGACAAAATATGATAACATGTTTGAAGTTTCTTTCCCATATTCTATGGGATGGCATG GTGCCCCGACAGGACCTCAATTGAAGGAAGACAATAAACATTGGCAGTTACATGCCATGTATTATCCCCCTTTATTGAGATCAGCAACCGTCAAGAAGTTTATGGTTGGATATGAAATGTTGGCACAACCTCAGAGGGATCTTACAGCTGAACAG gCAGCAGAGAAACTCAGAAACTTACCAGATATACATTACAAACTTAGATAA
- the LOC139521856 gene encoding galactose-1-phosphate uridylyltransferase-like isoform X1, with protein MANFDPNEHPHIRFNPLKDEWVTVSPHRMKRPWQGQVEKPQESEVPRFDSKNPLCPGVTRPNGKVTPEYDSTYVFTNDFPALLEEGPEPAPSDDPLFQAAAGFGTCKVICFHPHSDVTLPIMSKEEVRAVIDKWAEINVDLGKKYTWVQIFENKGSINGCSNPHPHCQVWASSFLPNEPMVKNRTQKQYYTQHGAPMLVDYVKKELQKQERIILQNDHWVWLVPYWAVWPYETMLLPRRHVLRIEDLTNEERDALADITKQLLTKYDNMFEVSFPYSMGWHGAPTGPQLKEDNKHWQLHAMYYPPLLRSATVKKFMVGYEMLAQPQRDLTAEQAAEKLRNLPDIHYKLR; from the exons ATGGCAAATTTTGACCCGAATG AACATCCTCACATAAGATTTAACCCTTTAAAGGATGAATGGGTAACAGTTTCTCCACATCGTATGAAGCGACCATGGCAAGGCCAAGTAGAAAAACCACAGGAATCTGAAGTCCCCAGATTTGATTCAAAGAATCCTCTTTGTCCAGGAGTTACCAGACCAAATGGAAAA GTTACCCCAGAATATGACAGCACATATGTATTTACAAATGACTTTCCAGCATTACTTGAGGAAGGACCTGAACCAG CTCCAAGTGATGATCCTTTATTCCAAGCAGCAGCTGGATTTGGAACATGTAAAGTCATATGTTTTCATCCTCACTCTGATGTCACCCTGCCAATCATGTCCAAAGAGGAGGTACGAGCTGTGATTGACAAGTGGGCAGAGATCAATGTAGATCTGGGGAAGAAATACACATGGGTGCAG atttttgaaaataaaggAAGTATTAATGGATGTTCTAATCCACACCCTCACTGTCAG gtTTGGGCCAGTTCCTTCTTGCCTAATGAACCAATGGTAAAAAATAGAACCCAGAAACAGTATTATACACAACATGGAGCTCCAATGTTAGTGGATTATGTTAAAAAAGAACTTCAAAAACAG GAGAGAATAATTTTACAGAATGATCATTGGGTGTGGCTAGTACCATACTGGGCTGTGTGGCCTTATGAAACCATGTTATTACCACGACGACATGTACTTAGGATAGAAGATCTAACCAATGAAGAAAGAGATG CTTTAGCTGATATTACCAAACAGTTGTTGACAAAATATGATAACATGTTTGAAGTTTCTTTCCCATATTCTATGGGATGGCATG GTGCCCCGACAGGACCTCAATTGAAGGAAGACAATAAACATTGGCAGTTACATGCCATGTATTATCCCCCTTTATTGAGATCAGCAACCGTCAAGAAGTTTATGGTTGGATATGAAATGTTGGCACAACCTCAGAGGGATCTTACAGCTGAACAG gCAGCAGAGAAACTCAGAAACTTACCAGATATACATTACAAACTTAGATAA